The following are encoded in a window of Impatiens glandulifera chromosome 5, dImpGla2.1, whole genome shotgun sequence genomic DNA:
- the LOC124940354 gene encoding uncharacterized protein LOC124940354 — protein sequence MVSSNKLSMVLLLSIFLQEIMGEMTCENLPVDVCAFSVASSGKRCLLENFKNGDGQMEFQCSSSEVVVPMMADHIESQSCIAACGVDRKTVGISSDALLEPQFTSMLCSKDCFFYCPNIVDLYFNLAAGEGVFLPDLCEKQRTNPHRAMLELSSSSAGQVAIESAPGPASVSAFDLSIASAPAFAPAPARHSF from the exons ATGGTTTCTTCGAACAAATTGTCGATGGTTCTCTTATTATCCATCTTCCTCCAAGAGATCATGG GTGAGATGACATGCGAGAATTTGCCGGTAGATGTGTGCGCATTTTCAGTAGCATCATCGGGGAAGAGATGTTTGTTGGAGAATTTCAAGAACGGTGACGGTCAAATGGAATTTCAGTGTAGTTCGTCGGAGGTGGTGGTTCCGATGATGGCCGACCATATTGAGAGCCAATCTTGCATCGCAGCCTGTGGAGTTGACAGGAAAACCGTCGGAATATCATCCGACGCTTTGTTGGAGCCACAATTTACTTCTATGCTCTGTTCCAAGGATTGTTTTTTCTATTGTCCCAACATTGTTGACCTTTACTTTAACTTGGCAGCCGGCGAAG GAGTGTTTCTACCCGATTTATGCGAGAAGCAAAGGACAAACCCTCACAGGGCAATGCTTGAACTGTCGAGCTCGAGCGCAGGCCAGGTCGCGATTGAATCTGCCCCTGGCCCGGCTTCTGTTTCCGCCTTCGATCTCAGTATTGCCTCTGCTCCAGCTTTTGCACCTGCCCCTGCCCGTCATTCATTTTAA
- the LOC124938940 gene encoding uncharacterized protein LOC124938940, translated as MASSSKFSMILLLSCSIFLQGIMGEIICETLPVDVCAFSVASSGKRCLLENFKNGDGQMEFQCSSSEVVVPMMAEHIETQSCIAACGVDRKTVGISSDSLLEPQFTSMLCSKDCFYNCPNIVDLYFNLAAGEGNYYRVFLPDLCEKQRTHPHRAMLELSSSSAGQVAIESAPGPASASAFGLDVATAPAFAPTPRFF; from the exons ATGGCTTCTTCAAGCAAATTCTCGATGATCCTTTTATTATCTTGTTCCATCTTCCTCCAAGGAATCATGG GTGAGATAATATGCGAGACTTTGCCGGTAGATGTGTGCGCATTCTCAGTAGCATCATCGGGGAAGAGATGTTTGTTGGAGAATTTCAAGAACGGAGACGGTCAAATGGAATTCCAGTGCAGTTCGTCGGAGGTGGTGGTTCCGATGATGGCCGAGCATATTGAGACCCAATCTTGCATCGCAGCCTGTGGTGTTGACCGGAAAACCGTCGGAATATCATCCGACTCTTTGTTGGAGCCACAGTTTACTTCTATGCTCTGTTCCAAGGACTGTTTTTATAATTGTCCCAACATTGTTGATCTTTACTTTAACTTGGCAGCCGGGGAAGGtaattattata GAGTGTTTCTACCGGATTTGTGTGAGAAACAGAGGACACACCCTCACAGGGCAATGCTGGAGCTATCGAGCTCGAGCGCAGGCCAAGTCGCGATTGAATCTGCCCCTGGCCCGGCCTCTGCCTCTGCCTTCGGTCTCGATGTTGCAACTGCCCCGGCTTTTGCCCCTACCCCTCGTTTCTTTTAA